Part of the Nicotiana tabacum cultivar K326 chromosome 20, ASM71507v2, whole genome shotgun sequence genome, CAAGGCACACAATAGATTTCTAGACAAGTTTTATATCTGTTTGCAGTTGAATACCAGAAATCAGATTCTGAGACAGCGTTTAAAAAGGAAACTATTATTTGACCCTATTCCTTTTTCAACCTCAAAAAGAACACCAGTAATACAACAATATATGCAGAAACATACAACTATATACAAATTAATTGAGTAACTAAAGCATTTCAGAAAAGGAAAGAAGTGCAGTGGTACATACTCTATGACAAACATGTACTAACAGTATTGTCACTGTTCCTTGCAATCTTTAACAGGTCTAGCTTCAAAACCTCCTTCTGGTCTCTTCTCAAGTTCATATGGCATGTACGTACCAAGTATTCTATCCCAAGTCACGAAGAAAGGCTGTGAGTAGTTAAACTTGGTCCCGTAAAGCTGGTGATGAATATCGTGGTAAGCGGAGTTGTTCTTAAAGAAGATATGGAAGAGGTTTCCAGGCAACCATAGTCCGCAATGATCGTCAACCGTCTTGATCGTAGCGAAGGAGAAAAAGAAGATGGAGGTACGCGGTGACATGCCTGAGACGAGGAAAGCTAGAGCCCCACCGATTGTATCAAGAATCAGACCCTCTAAAGGGTGGTTGTACAAAGCTCCAAATGCATATGGAACAATTAGCCGATGATGTTGAGCATGGATATGCTTGTACAAGAACTTGTTTTGGTGCATGTACCGATGCATAAAATATTGCCAAGTATCTAACATCACCATGGCAACAAAGAACTGTCTTCCAAGAACAAAAATAGAAGCGTGTTGATCCCCATCAGATTCACCGTCATTCCCTGTGACCTGCTCCAAATGAGTCAATAATCAGATGCTAAGAATTAGTCAAAAATACAAACATCAAAGATACTGAAAGTACAAACAATAGTATGAGAAGTGCAACTCTCCATGGCAAAAACTTTAAGTTACTTATCAATACATACAAAAGGTGTACAATGTTTAGCTCATTGATTCTGATGACTtcatcagaaagaaaaaaaaatatcagaGATGCTTGTGTTCAGTATGAGCTAGCCTTCACCTAATTGaacttatttatttttatctaaggGTCAGAAAAGCTTACACTTTTGCTATCACAAATGAAAAGGCAGGTGCTAATTCGTGAGTTGTGCAAATAAAGCACCTGAGCCGGATGGTTATTCCATGGGTTTCATTCAGAAAAGCTGGCCAATTTTGATACAAGATATTATAAGAGCTTTAAGCTGTTGACAgccaagaaaatttcaaaaagagcTTGAAGCTCGCGTTGACCAACTTTGCAAAGTACTCCATCCGGTCATTGGAAGTGTCTTTCTAGCCTTTCACATTTAGTCCAAAATAAGTGTTATTTAACAAACCAAGACGGCattaactattctttttcaaatttGCCCTTGCTATAATAAATGATCCATGCAACTTTCTAAAATATCTTTCCATGTTTAAAGAAAGATAAGGGACAATTTAGTCAAATACCTTAAAAGGGACCGGAGGGAGTAGCGTGAAAAACTGAATTTCTTAAAGGGTATGCCAAAACCTTAAAAGACACTTAAAAGGGA contains:
- the LOC107830309 gene encoding sphinganine C4-monooxygenase 1-like, which gives rise to MMGSESNNNQQLIGGYHVSDELLGTFLPIIVYWVYSGLYSMLGGVMDNYRLHSKKDEDEKNLVSKKEVVKGVLLQQVVQAAVATLLFAVTGNDGESDGDQHASIFVLGRQFFVAMVMLDTWQYFMHRYMHQNKFLYKHIHAQHHRLIVPYAFGALYNHPLEGLILDTIGGALAFLVSGMSPRTSIFFFSFATIKTVDDHCGLWLPGNLFHIFFKNNSAYHDIHHQLYGTKFNYSQPFFVTWDRILGTYMPYELEKRPEGGFEARPVKDCKEQ